One window from the genome of Elaeis guineensis isolate ETL-2024a chromosome 5, EG11, whole genome shotgun sequence encodes:
- the LOC105046188 gene encoding probable leucine-rich repeat receptor-like protein kinase IMK3, translated as MEESHQFSDGVGLYPSNLSQLLPKKLKKKSSIRCTFWHFGVGDRLSASLCSLFLMLLLSLPSSKAWDGVIIAQSDYQGLQAFKHALDDPRGFLRSWNDTGLGACSGSWAGIKCAKGKVIAIQLPWRGLGGHITEKLGQLTALRKLSLHDNSIGGQIPSSVQFLPDLRGLHLFNNRFSGAIPPSIGNCIMLQTFDLSNNSLIGSIPSSIANSTKLYRLNLSYNSLSGNIPVGITRSPSLTFLSLQHNNLSGSIPDTWGVTRNRSEVYQLQTLNLDHNSITGNIPSSLGRLRMLKEISINNNQLSGSIPEGIGRLPMLQTFDISGNSIGGSFPASLSDSLSLVRLDLEGNHIQSRIPETIDGLKSLSILSLKRNQFHGEIPATLGNISSLSQLDLSDNNLTGEIPGSLDHLTKLTSFNVSNNNLSGSVPLLLSEKFNSSSFRGNIQLCGYSVSVPCPSSPSPSLAPTISPTTTGRRKLSTKDIILIAAGGVLALLLLLCCVLLCCLLRKRTTLSQKSKAAGAAARGEKPAPAAGTEVESGGDTGGKLVHFDGPLAFTADDLLCATAEIMGKSTYGTVYKATLEDGNQVAVKRLREKITKSQREFETEVSVLGKIRHPNLLALQAFYLGPKGEKLLVFEFMPKGSLAAFLHARGPDTPIDWPTRMNIAKGVTRGLSYLHNDMNMIHGNLTSSNILLDENNNAKIADYGLSRLMTTAANSNVIATAGALGYRAPELSKLKKANTRTDVYSLGVIILELLTGKSPGESMNGMELPQWVASIVKEEWTNEVFDLELIRDATGVMGDELLNTLKLALHCVDPSPVARPEAQQVLQQLEEIKPDMAAGLAGSTDDGGSIASAAAPTSND; from the exons ATGGAGGAATCCCATCAGTTCTCTGATGGAGTCGGCCTGTATCCTTCCAATCTCTCGCAGCTTCTacctaaaaaattgaagaaaaagagCTCGATTAGATGCACCTTTTGGCATTTTGGAGTAGGAGACCGGCTCTCGGCATCCCTTTGCTCTCTGTTCTTGATGCTGCTCCTTAGCTTGCCGTCGAGTAAGGCTTGGGACGGGGTGATCATAGCCCAGTCGGATTACCAAGGCCTGCAAGCTTTCAAGCATGCATTGGATGATCCCAGGGGATTCCTCAGGAGCTGGAACGACACCGGCCTCGGGGCATGCTCTGGCTCGTGGGCGGGGATCAAGTGCGCCAAGGGGAAGGTCATTGCGATTCAGCTCCCATGGCGGGGGCTTGGCGGGCACATCACTGAGAAGCTCGGCCAACTCACCGCCTTGAGGAAGCTCAGCCTCCATGACAATTCCATTGGAGGTCAGATTCCTTCAAGTGTCCAGTTCCTTCCTGATCTCAGAGGGCTCCATCTCTTCAACAATCGGTTCTCGGGTGCCATCCCACCATCTATCGGTAACTGCATCATGCTTCAGACCTTTGACCTTAGTAACAATTCTCTCATAGGAAGCATTCCCTCCTCCATTGCCAACTCTACTAAGCTCTATAGGCTCAACCTTAGCTATAACAGCCTCTCCGGCAATATCCCGGTCGGTATCACTCGCTCCCCTTCTCTCACTTTTCTCTCACTTCAGCACAATAACCTGTCTGGTTCCATTCCTGATACCTGGGGAGTAACAAGAAATAGAAGTGAAGTCTATCAGCTTCAGACTCTGAATCTTGATCACAACTCCATTACCGGAAACATTCCATCCTCCCTCGGTAGGCTACGAATGCTGAAAGAGATTTCAATTAATAACAATCAACTCAGTGGTAGCATACCTGAAGGGATCGGGAGGCTTCCCATGCTCCAAACCTTCGATATCTCCGGTAATTCCATCGGTGGTAGCTTTCCTGCTTCTTTGTCTGACTCCTTGTCATTAGTCCGTTTAGACCTTGAGGGAAACCACATTCAGAGCCGGATCCCAGAAACCATCGATGGGCTTAAGAGTCTCTCTATTCTATCACTAAAGAGGAATCAATTCCATGGGGAGATCCCGGCAACACTAGGAAACATTTCCAGCCTATCACAGTTGGACTTGTCTGATAACAATCTCACCGGAGAAATCCCAGGCTCTTTGGACCATCTTACCAAGCTCACTTCCTTCAATGTTTCTAATAATAATCTATCAGGTTCAGTACCTCTTCTTCTCTCGGAGAAGTTCAATTCCAGCTCTTTCAGAGGAAACATTCAGCTTTGTGGTTATAGTGTATCAGTCCCCTGTCCTTCGTCCCCTTCTCCAAGCCTTGCACCTACTATTAGTCCCACAACAACCGGCCGACGAAAACTGAGCACTAAGGACATTATTCTCATAGCTGCTGGAGGAGTGCTTGCACTCCTACTTTTACTCTGCTGTGTTCTGCTCTGCTGTTTGCTTAGGAAAAGGACTACTTTGAGTCAAAAGAGCAAAGCTGCTGGTGCTGCTGCGAGAGGCGAGAAGCCGGCGCCTGCTGCAGGAACTGAAGTGGAGTCAGGTGGGGACACTGGAGGGAAGCTGGTCCACTTCGACGGGCCGTTGGCGTTCACAGCCGATGATCTCTTGTGTGCGACGGCGGAGATCATGGGGAAGAGCACGTATGGGACTGTGTACAAGGCCACACTGGAGGATGGGAACCAAGTTGCAGTGAAGAGACTCAGAGAGAAGATCACAAAGAGCCAGAGGGAGTTTGAGACGGAAGTTTCTGTGCTGGGGAAGATCCGACATCCAAATCTATTGGCACTTCAAGCGTTTTACTTGGGACCCAAAGGGGAGAAGCTGCTCGTCTTTGAATTCATGCCCAAGGGGAGCCTTGCAGCATTTTTACACG CTCGCGGACCGGACACCCCTATAGACTGGCCTACAAGGATGAACATAGCGAAGGGAGTGACTCGAGGCCTAAGCTACCTTCACAATGACATGAATATGATCCATGGAAACCTGACCAGCAGCAATATTCTACTAGATGAGAATAACAATGCTAAAATTGCTGACTATGGCCTCTCCCGCCTCATGACCACGGCTGCCAACTCCAATGTGATTGCCACCGCCGGCGCGCTTGGGTACCGTGCACCGGAGCTCTCAAAGCTCAAGAAGGCCAATACAAGGACTGATGTTTATAGCCTTGGTGTGATCATACTCGAGCTCCTAACAGGGAAATCACCAGGGGAATCGATGAATGGCATGGAGTTGCCTCAATGGGTAGCTTCTATAGTGAAGGAGGAATGGACTAACGAGGTGTTCGACCTGGAGCTGATTAGAGATGCAACGGGGGTGATGGGGGATGAATTGCTGAACACCTTAAAGTTAGCCCTGCATTGTGTGGATCCCTCGCCAGTGGCCCGGCCTGAGGCTCAGCAAGTCCTGCAGCAACTGGAGGAGATCAAGCCTGATATGGCTGCTGGTTTGGCAGGCTCCACCGATGACGGTGGTTCTATTGCTTCTGCTGCCGCACCAACAAGCAATGATTGA